In a single window of the Balearica regulorum gibbericeps isolate bBalReg1 chromosome 7, bBalReg1.pri, whole genome shotgun sequence genome:
- the LOC104644098 gene encoding pancreatic lipase-related protein 2, translating to MGKPSKESAEERNLNKVRDTKVQNCKEPWVIGMWIIAFYLLGTVAGKEVCYSRLGCFTDDPPWSGVPGRLLTGLPDSPEHMNISFSLYTRETGNNSQVISAINSSTIQNSHFSSSRKTSFIIHGFGSTGKKGWVVEMCLLLLEVENINCIAVDWQDGAKGTYVSAVNNIRVIGAEVAYFITTLQKIFRHSPCEIHLIGHSLGAHAAGEAGRRIRDIGRITGLDPAGPYFEGTPPEVRLDPTDANFVDVIHSNAAHFPAIGFGIYNTTGHLDFYPNGGTVMPGCTSLTPEMKQSDFEVIIADATIIGGCHHSRSHEFYFESILYPTGYLGYPCEMYESFQSGDCFPCSQEGCPMMGHYADRFPAKLKRVNQKYFLNTAADPPFATWRQKVFIKLSGVKKMRGDINLIFHDTEGNTKEYEIASGVLSQDQVYTKYLDVEINPKNTKKIEFLWNKTIFTLLWARLGAETVNIIHGEDGHRSTFCGRGTVTYGVPQLLTPC from the exons AAAGGAATCTGAATAAAGTCAGGGATACAAAGGTGCAGAACTGCAAAGAGCCCTGG GTGATTGGAATGTGGATTATTGCATTTTATCTCCTTGGCACAGTAGCAG GTAAAGAAGTTTGCTACTCTAGGCTTGGCTGTTTTACAGATGACCCACCCTGGTCTGGGGTACCAGGGAGACTTCTGACAGGTTTGCCTGACTCTCCAGAACATATGAACATCAGCTTCTCTCTCTACACcagagaaacaggaaataaCTCACAg gTGATCTCAGCGATAAACTCCTCAACCATCCAAAACTCCCATTTTTCCTCAAGTAGGAAAACCTCCTTCATCATTCATGGATTTGGCAGCACTGGGAAAAAAGGCTGGGTGGTAGAAATGTGCTTG TTGTTACTGGAAGTGGAAAATATCAACTGCATTGCTGTCGATTGGCAAGATGGTGCAAAAGGCACCTACGTCAGTGCAGTGAACAACATCCGCGTGATTGGGGCTGAGGTTGCTTATTTCATAACAACTTTACAG AAAATCTTCAGACACTCCCCTTGCGAAATCCATTTAATTGGCCACAGTCTGGGAGCACACGCTGCAGGAGAGGCGGGAAGAAGGATCCGAGACATCGGACGGATAACAG GCTTAGACCCTGCTGGGCCCTATTTTGAAGGTACTCCTCCTGAGGTGAGATTGGATCCAACAGATGCAAACTTTGTTGATGTTATTCACAGTAATGCTGCTCACTTTCCTGCCATAG GGTTTGGAATATATAACACCACCGGTCACCTGGACTTTTACCCAAATGGAGGAACCGTGATGCCTGGATGCACTTCTTTAACTCCAGAGATGAAACAAAGTGATTTTGAAGTTATCATTGCAG ACGCTACAATCATTGGGGGGTGCCATCACTCACGCAGCcatgagttttattttgaaagtatcCTCTATCCCACTGGATACCTGGGATATCCCTGTGAAATGTACGAATCCTTTCAGTCA GGAGATTGCTTCCCATGTTCCCAGGAGGGATGTCCAATGATGGGGCACTATGCTGACAGATTCCCAGCTAAATTGAAGAGGGTAaaccaaaagtattttttaaatacagcagcagACCCACCTTTTGCTA CTTGGAGACAAAAAGTATTTATCAAACTGTCTGGTGTAAAGAAAATGAGGGGGGACATAAACCTCATTTTCCATGACACAGAAGGGAACACAAAAGAATACGAAATTGCCAG TGGAGTCCTCTCTCAAGACCAAGTTTATACAAAATATCTTGATGttgaaataaacccaaaaaataccaaaaaaattgaatttctcTGGAATAAAACCATATTTACTCTGCTCTGGGCAAGACTGGGAGCAGAAACAGTCAATATAATTCATGGAGAAGATGGACATAG GTCAACTTTTTGTGGCCGTGGAACTGTGACATATGGAGTTCCCCAGTTACTTACACCTTGCTAG
- the LOC104644097 gene encoding inactive pancreatic lipase-related protein 1 has product MELQGCIMLGIWILALFLLSTAEGKEVCYERLGCFSDDIPWSGTTERPIHKLPWDPKKIDIHFNLYTRENPTSFQEISAIDASTIDYSNFNTSRITRFIVHGFIDNGEENWLSDMCKRMLTVEDVNCICVDWKKGARCQYTQASNNVRVVGAEIAYFVNVLKEKHGYSPADVHIIGHSLGAHVAGEAGRRQPGIGRITGLDPAQPYFQGTPVEVRLDKSDAEFVDVIHTDSAPTIPYLGFGMSTAIGHLDFYPNGGEQMPGCGKNPVSQIVDIDGIWEGTRDFVACNHLRSYKYYSDSIIYPDGFLGYACASYDVFETENCFPCPQEGCPNMGHFADKFKGKIKNNFVKLYLNTGEAKDFALWRYKVTVTLSGNSKVKGYVNLALYGSGGNTRQHQIFEGTLQPDNTYTSFIDAEVNIGTVTKVKFLWNNNWLNPTFPKLGAATITVQSGENGKEFRFCGSGTVREDVLQTLTAC; this is encoded by the exons ATGGAGCTTCAAGGCTGCATT ATGCTTGGAATTTGGATACTTGCACTATttctgctcagcacagcagAAG GCAAAGAAGTTTGCTATGAAAGGCTTGGATGTTTCTCAGATGATATACCATGGTCTGGGACTACGGAAAGACCCATCCATAAGTTACCCTGGGATCCAAAAAAGATAGACATTCACTTCAACCTGTACACAAGAGAAAATCCTACTAGCTTTCAA GAGATCTCTGCAATTGATGCCTCAACAATTGACTATTCAAATTTTAACACAAGTAGGATAACCAGATTTATCGTACATGGATTTATAGataatggagaagaaaactgGCTGTCAGACATGTGCAAG AGGATGCTTACTGTGGAAGATGTGAATTGCATCTGTGTAGATTGGAAAAAAGGCGCGAGATGTCAGTACACCCAGGCATCAAACAACGTCCGTGTTGTGGGTGCTGAAATAGCTTATTTCGTAAATGTTCTTAAG gaaaaacaTGGATACTCTCCAGCCGACGTTCACATAATTGGCCACAGCCTTGGAGCACACGTGGCAGGCgaggctggcaggaggcagccgGGGATTGGAAGAATAACTG gactAGACCCTGCTCAACCTTATTTTCAAGGCACTCCAGTTGAAGTCAGACTGGATAAATCTGATGCAGAGTTTGTTGATGTTATCCACACAGATTCAGCTCCCACAATCCCTTATTTAG gttttggCATGAGCACAGCTATAGGACATCTTGACTTTTATCCAAATGGAGGAGAGCAAATGCCAGGGTGTGGGAAGAACCCTGTTTCACAGATTGTAGATATCGATGGCATCTGGGAAG GAACTCGGGACTTTGTGGCTTGCAATCATTTGCGGAGTTACAAGTATTACTCTGACAGCATTATCTACCCTGATGGATTTCTAGGCTATGCCTGTGCTTCATATGATGTTTTTGAAACA GAAAACTGTTTCCCATGCCCACAAGAGGGATGCCCAAATATGGGTCACTTTGCAGAtaaatttaaagggaaaattaaaaataatttcgTGAAACTTTACCTGAATACTGGAGAGGCCAAGGATTTTGCTC TTTGGAGGTACAAAGTGACTGTGACCCTCTCTGGAAACAGTAAAGTTAAAGGATATGTAAATCTTGCCCTGTATGGAAGCGGTGGGAACACAAGGCAGCATCAGATCTTCGA gGGGACCCTTCAACCAGACAACACTTACACAAGCTTCATTGATGCAGAAGTTAACATTGGAACAGTTACAAAGGTTAAATTTCTTTGGAACAACAATTGGTTAAATCCAACTTTTCCTAAACTAGGAGCTGCAACTATTACAGTACAAtctggagaaaatggaaaaga